The DNA region ACTGGTGAGTTCCGCAGCCATATCAGATTATACAATAGAGCCCCGAAAATCAAAGATTAAGTCCGGCCAGGAGCTTTCTCTTACCCTGCGCCCTACTGCTAAACTGCTACAAAAGGTCAGGGAAAACTATCCCAATCTGGATATTATCGGTTTTAAGGCTGAAACACGTATCAGTGAATCTGAATTACTGGCAAGCGGCAAAGAACTGCTAAGAAAGTATGGTCTCTTGATGGTGGTTGCCAACGACGTGGGTGAGTCAGGGATGGGGACTGAAGTTAATTCAGTCTATCTTCTGGATTTTAGTGGAGCTGGTGCGGGTCCCTTAAATGACACCAAACAGCTTATTGCCAGCGCTATATTTGAGAAGTATATTGGAGCATCAAAATGACAGATGCATTTGCGCCTGCCCATATTACCGGATTTTTTGCTGTAAGACCTGACCCTGATCCTATTAAGGCAGGTTCTGTGGGATGTGGTTTCTGCCTTGAGAAGGGAGTTACTGCCAGTATAAAGCAAGATACAGAAGAACTCGTTATCAAGTTTAATAATGAACCTATTAAATTTCCTACAGTAGAGTGGGTAATTGAAAAACTCCTGGGTCAGAAACCTAAATTAACAGTTGATCTTAAATGTGATGTTCCGCTGGGTTTTGGCTTCGGGGTAAGTGGTGCAGCTGCCCTTTCATCGGCTTTTGCAATACGATCGGCATTTGATCTTGAAATGGATATGAACCGGTTGGCTGCCGTGGCCCATGTTGCAGAAGTTGTGAACAGGACTGGTATGGGAGATGTGGCAGGGCAATGTGCAGGAGGTGTGGTGATCAGGA from Methanosarcinales archaeon includes:
- a CDS encoding GHMP kinase, which produces MTDAFAPAHITGFFAVRPDPDPIKAGSVGCGFCLEKGVTASIKQDTEELVIKFNNEPIKFPTVEWVIEKLLGQKPKLTVDLKCDVPLGFGFGVSGAAALSSAFAIRSAFDLEMDMNRLAAVAHVAEVVNRTGMGDVAGQCAGGVVIRTVPGAPGPGTVEKLAVDSQQISWVCLGEISTASVLKDETTMHAVNKVGERVLKLLVKDPGVENFMSLSKEFAVETGLISLRALDAVEAVEAQGGMASMAMLGETVFALGGGDVLSRFGKVDSSRISIKGARCLKEGDYLTLSQR